In Legionella cincinnatiensis, the DNA window AGAAGTATTGGTTGCGAATCATTGTGGAATGCAAGTTGCAGTAATTGCGATGATTACAAACTATGCTACAGGCCTATCCAAAACAGCACATAGTCATGAGTCAGTCGTTGCAATGGCAGAAAGTGCTGCAGCAAAGCTTAATTTTATTATAAAACAATACATTGCAGGTTTAAAGTGACAGTAGAAAATCATTTAAATAAAGTCATGGAAAAACTACTTGACCATTTTCCGCAGCAATCCATCACGGTCGAGCAACTGATTCATTCTATAGATCTTACTCTACTTGATGAGCATGCCTCTACCAAGGCATTATCTCAATTAAAACAGGATGCCCAACAAAATCAGGTTGCAGCCCTATGCATTTATATGCAACATTTGCCTGAAATTATGCCACAAAGCAGCATCAGCACGGCAACAGTAATTAATTTTCCGCAAGGAATGGAAGCACTTGATGTTTCACTGGCCTCAGTAGAAAAAGCGGCTCTCTTAGGGGTCACTGAAATTGACTATGTTTTCCCCTACTCCATGTATCTTGGAGGCCAAACACAAAAGGCACTTCATCACTGCCTTGCAATTGTCCAATTATGCAAACAGCATAAACTTGTTTTAAAGGTAATTTTAGAAAGTGGAGCATTTCCTAACCTTCAAGCTATTTATACAGTTAGCAGGGAATTAATTGAGCTAGGATGTGACTTCATTAAGACATCTACGGGCAAAATCGCTCAAGGAGCTTCTTTATCTGCAGCACTAGCCATTTTAAGTGCAATTAAAGATACAAACGCATCTTGTGGTATTAAGATCTCTGGAGGCATAAAAACACCACAACAAGCCTTTCATTATGCAGTGCTTGCAGAATTAATAATTGCCAAACCAATTAATAAAAACTGGTTTCGTATTGGAGCTAGTAGTTTATTAGGTGAACTGTTAAAAACTAATTAAATCTCAGTTATACTTCGTACGCTCGAAACATAATTAACAGTCGTGACATTGATAACTGATCAGGATAGGGTCATTAAGTTAGATAAGGAATATAAAGTTATTCTAGTTCACTTTTCAACTGGAGTTTAATCTATGCAAAGAAAAAAACTATTTTTTAAATCAGTTCTTGTTATGCTTTTTGGTCTCATTTTATCAAGTTGTAATAACACTCTACCGCCTGGTGAATACGATACAAATGAAGTCGGTAAAGTAAAAAAAGTCATTCCAGGAACCATTATTTCTAAACGCCCTGTCCATTTACGGAATATGGCTAATATGAATAACAATACAAACAACAATAATCTTGTTGATAGCGGATATAGTCAAACACGTGGTGTTGAATACGTTATTAAGTTAAACTCCGGAGGAATCATCTCTGTAGTACAATCAGAAGATCTAAAGCTCAAAAATAAACAAAAAATTCTAGTCATTTATGGTAAACATACTCGTGTTGTTGCTGATAATGGCAGTGAGGTTTTTTAAATTTCCCGGAACATTCGTAAAAGCAACTGTCTTGGATTAAAAAATAATTTCAAGACAATTGTTTTTACGAACTATTTATCAATTTGGCATGACATATAAATTTAATCAATTAAATGTTTTTAATCTTATTAATTAAATAAGATCACGTGATGAACGATTTTAAATTGCTCAAATACTAAAGACAGTATGCTGTTTTATGAATTTCTTAATTCCTTTAGGTTAGGGTAACTTGTTACAAAGCCATCAATAACTTTTGCATTTACAAAAGATAAATCTAACATCCTCTCCTCTCAATATAGCAATTCAAAATACTTATTAAATACCTACACCAACCGCCAGCCACATCAAAGCACCATAATAAACGCTGACAATAAAGGCTTTAAAACAATCTTGGGGCTCTCGTTTATAAATTAACCTTTGTTGATAAATTAAAACAAAACTCGCTGTCAGCCAAAAAAGGTAAAACAATAAATTTACTTGATTTATAATAGCCCAAAGTAGCCATAAGCCATGAAATAAACCTTGTAATAGACCAATAATTAATCGATCATAACTTGCAAAATAAATAGCCGTAGATTTCACACCTATTCGCAAATCATCTATTTTATCCGTCATGGCATACATCGTATCGTATGCCAAAATCCAGGCAAAATTGATAAGAAATAATAAAAAAAATTCACTGCTTAAAGAAACATTTGAAGCCACAAATGCCATAGGAATTCCCATAGAGAATGCAAATCCAAGAACTAATTGTGGTGCATTTAGAAAACGTTTACAAAATGGATAAACAAAAGAAATGAAAAGAGCGATTAATCCCAGATAAAAGCAATTTTTAGGCAGCTGAACTAATATATACAATGCGGTTAAAAGCAGCAGGGCTAATAAAATAAATGCTTCAGTCAAGCTTACTTCGCCAGCTGTTAATGGTCGAAATTGAGTTCGCATGACATGCTTGTCAATATTTCTGTCTGCAACATCATTGATGATACAGCCTGCAGCACGCATCAATACAGTACCACACACAAAAAAAGCTAAAAGCCTAAAATTAGGCATTCCTTTATTAGCAAGCCATAATGCCCAAGCTGTTGGAAACCAAAGTAAGAAAATTCCTATTGGTTTATCAAAACGCATTAAACGCCAATATGCACCCCATTTCATAAAACAAGCTCAAGTTCAGGAAGCATTATTTCTGCTATATAAAAAGATTCGCGTTGTTGAAAAGAAAACTCGGTCAATCGTACCCATAGAATGCCTTCAACTGTATTAATATTTTTTTTCACCCAATAAAACTCAATACAATGATGATCAATTGCATAATTTATTCCATTGATACGTTGTACTTTATCGTTTCCAAAGATTAAATTTTTTATTGATTCATTTTTTAAACGATCAAAAAAAGCAGGCTCAAGCTCGTAACATTTCTTAGGAATAATACTTCGAGCAAACCAATAAGAGACTCCTTGACTCTTCATAATGATGTCACGCTTGAAAATAGATTCCTCTTGAATCTGTAGAACATGTTGATCCCACCAATCTGTATTTACCCAGTGTTGAGAAATAAGTTCAAGCTGTGTTTCACCCTTGATATTTTGCAATCTCTCGGTTAATGAAGCTTGATAATTAAGCCACTTTTTAAGATTTTCGGGACTTTGCACATTTATTACAAAAATAGAATGAGTATTGATAGGCATGGACTTTGATTATTTACAAAATATATTTCAGTATGATCTTACAAAATTACGGCTTTAGGGACAAGTTATTACTTACTCTTATTCTACCTAATCGATTTAAAATAAGTGTAATTTGTTCATGAGTATGATTATTTATCAAACTAAAATGTCCATTACACATTGCTTGGGTTGGGGTATTAGAAAAAACAATTTTATTATTTGAGCTAACACCTATCCAATTTAAACTCCAGCGCGAATGAT includes these proteins:
- the deoC gene encoding 2-deoxyribose-5-phosphate aldolase, whose protein sequence is MTVENHLNKVMEKLLDHFPQQSITVEQLIHSIDLTLLDEHASTKALSQLKQDAQQNQVAALCIYMQHLPEIMPQSSISTATVINFPQGMEALDVSLASVEKAALLGVTEIDYVFPYSMYLGGQTQKALHHCLAIVQLCKQHKLVLKVILESGAFPNLQAIYTVSRELIELGCDFIKTSTGKIAQGASLSAALAILSAIKDTNASCGIKISGGIKTPQQAFHYAVLAELIIAKPINKNWFRIGASSLLGELLKTN
- the ubiA gene encoding 4-hydroxybenzoate octaprenyltransferase, which gives rise to MKWGAYWRLMRFDKPIGIFLLWFPTAWALWLANKGMPNFRLLAFFVCGTVLMRAAGCIINDVADRNIDKHVMRTQFRPLTAGEVSLTEAFILLALLLLTALYILVQLPKNCFYLGLIALFISFVYPFCKRFLNAPQLVLGFAFSMGIPMAFVASNVSLSSEFFLLFLINFAWILAYDTMYAMTDKIDDLRIGVKSTAIYFASYDRLIIGLLQGLFHGLWLLWAIINQVNLLFYLFWLTASFVLIYQQRLIYKREPQDCFKAFIVSVYYGALMWLAVGVGI
- a CDS encoding chorismate--pyruvate lyase family protein; translated protein: MPINTHSIFVINVQSPENLKKWLNYQASLTERLQNIKGETQLELISQHWVNTDWWDQHVLQIQEESIFKRDIIMKSQGVSYWFARSIIPKKCYELEPAFFDRLKNESIKNLIFGNDKVQRINGINYAIDHHCIEFYWVKKNINTVEGILWVRLTEFSFQQRESFYIAEIMLPELELVL